Sequence from the Caloranaerobacter sp. TR13 genome:
GCCTGCGGAATTGAGTTAAAGGCAGCTTCAGCTGCGATACTAAAAGAATAATGTAACAATTTGGAAGGAGGTGCCTGTATGCCAACAATTAACCAATTAGTAAGAGATGGAAGAAAGAAAGTTACAAAAAAATCAAAAGCTCCACACTTACAAGTAGGATTCAACTCATTAAAAAAGAAGCCTATTAATATGAGTTCACCACAAAAAAGAGGAGTTTGTACTGCAGTAAAAACTGTAACTCCTAAGAAGCCTAACTCAGCGTTAAGAAAAATTGCAAGGGTAAGGCTTACTAATGGTTACGAAGTTACTGCATATATTCCAGGTATTGGACACAACCTACAAGAGCACAGTGTTGTTCTTATAAGAGGTGGTAGGGTA
This genomic interval carries:
- the rpsL gene encoding 30S ribosomal protein S12; translation: MPTINQLVRDGRKKVTKKSKAPHLQVGFNSLKKKPINMSSPQKRGVCTAVKTVTPKKPNSALRKIARVRLTNGYEVTAYIPGIGHNLQEHSVVLIRGGRVKDLPGVRYHIIRGTLDTAGVENRKQGRSKYGTKRPKK